The following proteins are co-located in the Serinus canaria isolate serCan28SL12 chromosome 17, serCan2020, whole genome shotgun sequence genome:
- the GAPVD1 gene encoding GTPase-activating protein and VPS9 domain-containing protein 1, whose protein sequence is MVKLDIHTLAHHLKQERLYVSSEKALIQRLNADVLKTAERLYRTAWISKQQRINLDRLIITSAEASPAECCQHAKILEDTQFVDGYKQLGFQETAYGEFLNRLRENPRLIASCLVAGEKLNQDNTQSVIHTVFTSIYGNCIMQEDESYLLQVLRYLIEFELKESDNPRRLLRRGTCAFSILFKLFSEGLFSAKLFLTATLHEPIMQLLVEDEDHLETDANKLIERFSPVQQEKLFGEKGTEKFKQRVQEMVDSNEAKLVTLVNKFIGYLKQNTYCFPHSLRWIVSQMYKTLSCVDRLEVGEVRAMCTDLLLACFICPAIVNPEQYGIISDAPINEVARFNLMQVGRLLQQLAMTGSEEGDPRTKSNLAKFDKSCVAAFLDVVIDGRAVETPPMSAVNLLEGLSRTVVYMTYSQLTALVGFMRNVMSSDQLKEDRMALENLLANLPQNKPGKSSSLEMTPYNTPQLSPATTPANKKNRLPIATRSRSRSNMLMDQHGDHEGSSQETIPEVQPEEVLVISLGTGPQITPGMMSENEVLNMQLADGGQGDVPMDENKLHGKPDKTLRFSLCSDNLEGISEGPSNRSNSVSSLDLEGESVSELGAGPSGSNGVEALQLLEHEQATTQDNLDDKLRKFEIRDMMGLTDDRDISETVSETWSTDVLGSDFDPNIDEDRLQEIAGAAAENMLGSLLCLPGSGSVLLDPCTGSTISETTSEAWSVEVLPSDSEAPDLKQEERLQELESCSGLGSTSDDTDVREVSSRPSTPGLSVVSGISATSEDIPNKIEDLRSECSSDFGGKDSVTSPDMDETAHGASQLTSPPSQTDSLLALFDPLSSNEGVSAVVRPKVHYARPSHPPPDPPILEGAVGGNEARLPSFGSHALVPAELEAFKQRHSYPERLVRSRSSDIVSSGRRPMSDPGWNRRAGNEDRELPMASSSTGPAALAAASQSSSSSPSKDSSRGEIEERKDSDDEKSDRNKPWWRKRFVSAMPKAPIPFRKKEKQEKDKDDMVPDRYATLQDDPSPRLSAQAQAAEDILDKYRNAIKRTSPSEGAIVNYDSAEAIGDGESMHDSPRDEALQNMSADDLPDSASQVAQPQGSAFSYRDAKKKLRLALCSADSVALPMLTHSTRNGLPDHTDPEDNEIVCFLKVQLAEAINLQDKNLMAQLQETMRCVSRFDNRTCRKLLASIAEDYRKRAPYIAYLTRCRQGLQTTQAHLERLLQRVLRDKEVANRYFTTVCVRLLLESKEKKIREFIQDFQKLTAADDKTAQVEDFLQFLYGAMAQDAIWQNASEEQLQDAQLAIERSVMNRIFKLAFYPNQDGDILRDQVLHEHIQRLSKVVTANHKALQIPEVYLREAPWPSAQSEIRTISAYKTPRDKVQCILRMCSTIMNLLSLANEDSVPGADDFVPVLVFVLIKANPPCLLSTVQYISSFYANCLSGEESYWWMQFTAAVEFIKTIDDRK, encoded by the exons aTGGTGAAGCTGGACATCCACACGCTGGCCCACCACCTGAAGCAGGAGCGGCTGTACGTGAGCTCGGAGAAGGCGCTGATCCAGCGCCTCAACGCCGACGTGCTGAAGACGGCGGAGCGGCTCTACCGCACGGCCTGGATCTCCAAACAGCAGCGCATCAACCTCGACAGGCTCATCATCACCAG cgCTGAAGCTTCTCCGGCTGAATGTTGCCAGCACGCAAAAATCTTGGAGGACACGCAGTTTGTGGATGGGTACAAGCAGTTGGGATTCCAGGAGACTGCTTATGGAGAATTCCTGAACAGACTGAGAGAGAACCCCAGGCTGATTGCATCCTGCCTGGTTGCTGGAGAGAAGCTCAACCAGGACAACACCCAGAGTGTCATTCACACAGTCTTCACCTCCATCTATGGCAACTGCATCATGCAGGAGGACGAGAGctacctgctgcaggtgctgcgGTACCTGATTGAGTTTGAACTGAAGGAAAGCGACAACCCCAGGCGGCTGCTGAGACGAGGCACCTGTGCCTTCAGCATCTTGTTCAAGCTCTTCTCTGAAGGACTCTTTTCTGCAAAACTTTTCCTTACTGCTACCTTGCATGAGCCAATCATGCAGCTTCTGGTTGAGGATGAAGACCACCTGGAGACCGATGCAAACAAGTTAATTGAGAGATTCTCCCCAGTACAGCAGGAAAAGTTATTTGGAgagaaaggcacagaaaagtTCAAGCAGAGAGTCCAAGAGATGGTTGACTCCAACGAGGCCAAGCTGGTGACCCTGGTCAACAAATTCATTGGCTATCTCAAACAGAACACGTACTGTTTTCCCCACAGCTTGAGGTGGATTGTGTCGCAGATGTACAAAACGCTGTCGTGTGTGGACAGGCTGGAGGTTGGCGAGGTCAGAGCCATGTGCACAGATCTCCTTCTGGCCTGCTTCATCTGCCCTGCCATCGTCAACCCGGAGCAGTACGGCATCATTTCTGATGCTCCTATCAATGAGGTGGCAAGATTTAATCTGATGCAG gttGGGAgacttctgcagcagctggcaaTGACAGGCTCTGAGGAGGGAGATCCACGTACGAAGAGCAACCTTGCTAAATTTGACAAA AGCTGTGTTGCTGCTTTCCTGGACGTGGTGATCGACGGGCGCGCGGTCGAGACTCCGCCGATGTCGGCCGTGAAcctgctggaggggctgagccGCACCGTGGTGTACATGACCTACAGCCAGCTCACTGCCCTG GTTGGCTTCATGCGGAACGTGATGTCAAGCGATCAGCTTAAGGAAGATCGGATGGCTTTGGAAAACTTGCTGGCAAATTTACCCCAGAACaaaccagggaaaagcagcagcctaGAAATGACTCCATATAACACCCCCCAGCTGTCTCCTGCAACTACTCcagccaacaaaaaaaaccgGCTGCCCATAG CCACTCGAAGCAGAAGTAGATCAAACATGCTAATGGACCAGCATGGAGATCATGAAGGATCCTCCCAGGAGACTATTCCTGAAGTGCAGCCAGAAGAAGTGCTGGTGATTTCTTTGGGGACAGGTCCACAGATTACTCCAGGAATGATGTCAGAAAATGAG GTGTTAAACATGCAGCTTGCAGATGGCGGGCAGGGCGATGTCCCCATGGACGAGAACAAGCTCCATGGCAAACCTGACAAAACCTTGCGCTTCTCCCTCTGCAGCGATAATCTGGAAGGAATATCTGAAG GCCCTTCCAATCGCTCCAACTCGGTGTCCTCCCTGGATCTGGAGGGGGAGTCGGTGTCGGAGCTGGGCGCGGGCCCCTCGGGCAGCAACGGCGtggaggctctgcagctgctggagcacgAGCAAG cCACCACTCAGGATAACCTGGATGACAAGCTCCGTAAGTTTGAAATCCGTGACATGATGGGTTTGACGGATGACAGAGACATTTCAGAAACTGTGAGTGAAACCTGGAGCACAGATGTCTTGGGAAGTGACTTCGACCCCAACATCGACGAGGACCGGCTGCAGGAGATCGCAG gtgcagctgcagagaacaTGCTAGGCAGCTTGCTGTGTTTGCCAGGTTCAGGATCCGTGTTGCTTGATCCCTGCACAGGTTCAACCATATCAGAAACCACAAGTGAGGCGTGGAGTGTGGAAGTATTACCGAGTGATTCAG AGGCTCCAGATTTAAAACAGGAGGAGAGACTCCaagagctggagagctgctctgggctgggtaGCACGTCTGATGACACAGATGTGAGGGAGGTCAGCTCTCGGCCCAGCACCCCCGGCCTGAGCGTTGTGTCAG GTATTAGTGCAACATCTGAAGATATTCCTAACAAGATTGAGGATCTCAGGTCTGAATGTAGCTCTGACTTTGGGGGCAAAGATTCTGTGACAAGTCCTGACATGGATGAAACAGCCCATG GAGCCAGTCAGTTGACATCTCCTCCTTCTCAGACAGATTCTTTGCTTGCATTGTTTGACCCTCTGTCCTCAAATGAAG GTGTGTCAGCTGTGGTAAGGCCTAAAGTGCACTATGCAAGACCCTCTCATCCACCTCCAGACCCACCCATCCTGGAGGGAGCCGTGGGAGGTAACGAGGCCCGGCTGCCAAGCTTTGGCTCCCACGCCTTGGTGCCGGCGGAGCTGGAAGCCTTCAAGCAGAGACACTCGTACCCCGAGAGGCTGGTGCgcagcaggagctcagacaTCGTGTCCTCGGGCAGGAGGCCCATGAGTGACCCTGGCTGGAACAGACGGGCTGGCAACGAGGACAGGGAGCTGCCCATGGCCTCCAGCAGCACCGGGCCAGCGGCGCTGGCGGCCGCCTCTCAGTCATCGTCTTCATCTCCCAGCAAGGACTCCTCCAGGGGAGAG ATTGAGGAACGGAAAGACAGTGATGATGAGAAGTCTGACAGGAACAAGCCCTGGTGGAGGAAACGTTTTGTGTCTGCCATGCCCAAAG CTCCTATTCCatttaggaagaaagaaaaacaagaaaaagacaaagatgaCATGGTGCCTGACAGATACGCAACGCTTCAAG ATGATCCCAGCCCAAGGCTCAGTGCACAGGCACAAGCTGCTGAGGACATTCTGGACAAGTACAGGAATGCAATCAAGAGAACGAGTCCCAGTGAAGGAGCCATCGTGAACTACGACAGTGCAG AGGCAATTGGGGATGGTGAGAGCATGCACGACTCCCCGCGGGACGAGGCTTTGCAGAACATGTCTGCAGATGACCTCCCAGACTCTGCAAGTCAAGTAGCACAGCCACAAGGTTCTGCTTTCTCCTATAG gGATGCAAAGAAGAAATTGAGATTGGCTCTTTGTTCAGCAGATTCTGTTGCCCTCCCGATGCTGACACATTCAACAAGGAATGGTCTCCCAGACCACACAGACCCTGAAG ATAATGAAATTGTGTGCTTCTTGAAAGTTCAGCTGGCTGAAGCCATCAACCTGCAGGACAAGAACCTGATGGCGCAGCTGCAGGAGACGATGCGCTGCGTGAGCCGCTTCGACAACCGCACCTGCCGCAAGCTGCTGGCCTCCATCGCCGAGGACTACAG GAAAAGAGCTCCTTATATCGCTTACCTGACGCGCTGTCGCCAAGGCCTGCAGACCACACAGGCACACCTGGAGAGGCTCCTGCAGAGAGTCCTGAGAGATAAAGAAGTGGCCAACAGGTACTTCACTACAGTCTGTGTGAGGCTACTGCTGgagagcaaggaaaagaaaataagggagTTCATTCAAG ATTTCCAGAAACTCACGGCAGCAGATGATAAAACGGCCCAAGTGGAGGATTTTCTGCAGTTCCTGTACGGGGCTATGGCTCAGGATGCCATCTGGCAGAATgccagtgaggagcagctccaggatgcACAATTAGCCATAGAGCGCAGTGTGATGAATCGCATTTTCAAACTCGCCTTCTACCCTAATCAGGATGGAGATATTTTGCGTGACCA gGTCCTTCACGAGCACATACAGAGGTTATCCAAAGTAGTGACTGCAAACCACAAGGCACTTCAGATACCTGAG GTGTATCTGCGGGAGGCGCCCTGGCCGTCGGCGCAGTCCGAGATCCGCACGATCAGCGCCTACAAAACGCCCCGGGACAAGGTGCAGTGTATCCTGAGGATGTGCTCCACCATCATGAACCTGCTCAGTCTGGCCAACGAGGACTCCGTGCCTGGGGCAGATGATTTCGTTCCTGTTCTGGTCTTTGTTCTCATAAAG GCAAACCCCCCTTGCCTGCTGTCCACTGTGCAGTACATCAGCAGTTTCTATGCCAACTGTTTGTCTGGAGAGGAGTCCTACTGGTGGATGCAGTTCACGGCAGCCGTGGAGTTCATCAAAACTATCGATGACCGCAAGTAG
- the HSPA5 gene encoding endoplasmic reticulum chaperone BiP, with protein MRLLLLTLLALGAVWADDEEKKEDVGTVVGIDLGTTYSCVGVFKNGRVEIIANDQGNRITPSYVAFTPEGERLIGDAAKNQLTSNPENTVFDAKRLIGRTWNDPSVQQDIKYLPFKVVEKKAKPHIQVDVGGGQTKTFAPEEISAMVLTKMKETAEAYLGKKVTHAVVTVPAYFNDAQRQATKDAGTIAGLNVMRIINEPTAAAIAYGLDKREGEKNILVFDLGGGTFDVSLLTIDNGVFEVVATNGDTHLGGEDFDQRVMEHFIKLYKKKTGKDVRKDNRAVQKLRREVEKAKRALSSQHQARIEIESFFEGEDFSETLTRAKFEELNMDLFRSTMKPVQKVLEDSDLKKSDIDEIVLVGGSTRIPKIQQLVKEFFNGKEPSRGINPDEAVAYGAAVQAGVLSGDQDTGDLVLLDVCPLTLGIETVGGVMTKLIPRNTVVPTKKSQIFSTASDNQPTVTIKVYEGERPLTKDNHLLGTFDLTGIPPAPRGVPQIEVTFEIDVNGILRVTAEDKGTGNKNKITITNDQNRLTPEEIERMVNDAEKFAEEDKKLKERIDARNELESYAYSLKNQIGDKEKLGGKLSSEDKETIEKAVEEKIEWLESHQDGDIEDFKAQKKELEEVVQPIVSKLYGSAGPPPGEEEAAEKDEL; from the exons ATGAGGCTTCTGCTGCTGACGCTGCTGGCGCTGGGCGCCGTCTGGGCGGACGAcgaggagaagaaggaggacgTGGGCACGGTGGTGGGCATCGACCTGGGCACCACCTACTCCTG CGTGGGCGTCTTCAAGAACGGGCGCGTGGAAATCATCGCCAATGACCAAGGGAACCGCATCACACCGTCCTACGTGGCCTTCACCCCCGAGGGGGAGCGCCTGATCGGGGATGCTGCCAAGAACCAGCTGACGTCCAACCCGGAGAACACCGTATTCGATGCCAAGCGGCTCATCGGCCGTACCTGGAACGACCCCTCCGTGCAGCAGGACATCAAGTACCTGCCCTTCAAG GTGGTTGAGAAGAAAGCCAAGCCCCATATTCAGGTTGATGTTGGAGGTGGACAGACAAAAACATTTGCTCCTGAAGAAATTTCTGCAATGGTCCTGACGAAGATGAAGGAAACAGCAGAGGCTTACTTGGGGAAGAAG gtgaCCCACGCTGTTGTCACGGTGCCAGCCTACTTCAACGATGCCCAGCGCCAGGCCACCAAGGACGCGGGCACCATCGCGGGGCTCAACGTGATGCGGATCATCAACGAGCC AACAGCTGCTGCCATTGCTTATGGACTGGacaagagagagggagagaagaacaTCCTTGTATTCGACCTGGGCGGTGGAACTTTTGATGTGTCCCTCCTCACAATTGACAACGGAGTCTTTGAAGTTGTGGCTACTAATGGAGACACTCACCTGGGTGGAGAAGACTTTGACCAGCGTGTTATGGAGCACTTCATCAAGCTCTACAAGAAGAAAACTGGCAAAGATGTTAGGAAGGATAACAGAGCTGTGCAGAAGCTGAGGCGGGAGGTGGAGAAGGCCAAGAGAGCTTTGTCATCTCAGCACCAGGCCAGGATTGAAATAGAGTCCTTCTTTGAAGGAGAAGATTTTTCAGAGACACTCACTCGAGCCAAGTTTGAGGAGCTGAACATG GACCTGTTCCGTTCCACCATGAAGCCTGTTCAGAAAGTTCTGGAAGATTCTGACCTGAAGAAGTCTGATATTGATGAGATTGTCCTGGTTGGTGGATCGACTCGCATCCCCAAAATCCAGCAGCTCGTTAAAGAGTTCTTCAATGGGAAGGAGCCTTCTCGTGGCATTAACCCAGACGAGGCTGTGGCCTATGGCGCGGCTGTGCAGGCCGGGGTGCTCTCTGGGGACCAGGATACAG GTGACTTGGTGTTGCTCGATGTCTGTCCCCTGACTCTTGGCATTGAGACTGTTGGAGGTGTCATGACCAAGCTGATCCCAAGAAACACCGTTGTTCCCACAAAGAAGTCTCAGATCTTCTCCACAGCTTCTGACAACCAGCCAACTGTGACCATCAAGGTCTATGAAG GTGAGCGTCCCCTGACCAAGGACAACCATCTCCTGGGCACCTTTGATCTGACTGGAATCCCTCCTGCCCCTCGTGGTGTGCCCCAGATCGAGGTCACCTTTGAAATAGACGTGAACGGGATCCTCCGTGTCACAGCCGAGGACAAAGGCACTGGCAACAAGAACAAGATCACCATCACCAATGACCAGAACCGGCTGACGCCGGAGGAGATCGAGAGGATGGTCAACGATGCTGAGAAGTTTGCCGAGGAAGACAAGAAGCTGAAGGAACGCATCGATGCCCGGAATGAGCTGGAAAGCTACGCCTATTCCCTCAAGAATCAGATTGGGGACAAGGAGAAGCTGGGTGGGAAGCTGTCCTCTGAGGACAAGGAAACAATAGAGAAAGCAGTGGAGGAAAAGATCGAGTGGCTGGAAAGCCATCAGGATGGGGACATAGAAGATTTCAAAGCACaaaagaaggagctggaggaggtggtTCAGCCCATCGTGAGCAAGCTGTACGGCAGTGCCGGCCCCCCGCCCGGcgaggaggaggcagcagagaaggATGAGTTGTAG
- the RABEPK gene encoding rab9 effector protein with kelch motifs, which translates to MAPRELPLLQPGRRPRPGQWYRLSPRGERPRGRVGLGCLLLPGRVLLLGGADPAGAFADAHFVELAPLRWVPAGWRGLRPRYEHATLLPAGGPPRLWVFGGAHPAGNRGCVQVLDPEIGTWESPAVRGEQPQPRTFHTSSAAIGARLFVFGGGDKGAEPVKDQRLHVFDTATLAWSQPETHGDPPSPRHGHAVVAVGTKLFIHGGLAGDVFYNDLFCMDTNDMRWEKIPATGDVPGGRASHSSAAFQDHLYIFGGIGPDGTLDTTYKYHTGRQHWTLLQFESPLPSGRLDHAMCVIPWQAGTHGDTGDTPAGTEPPVSAGDRAEPLQQGPGEGWAEDTLVHLLFVFGGMDTQGQIHRDCLVTLIE; encoded by the exons ATGGCGCCGCGGGAGCTGCCGCTGCTGCAGCcggggcggcggccgcgcccGGGACAGTG GTACCGGCTGAGCCCGCGCGGGGAGCGGCCCCGCGGCCGCGTGGGACTcggctgcctcctcctgcccgGCCGCGTCCTGCTGCTGGGCGGTGCCGACCCCGCCGGGGCCTTCGCGGACGCGCATTTCGTGGAGCTGG CCCCGCTGCGCTGGGTCCCCGCCGGCTGGCGCGGACTGAGGCCGCGCTACGAGCACGCCACGTTGCTGCCCGCCGGCGGCCCCCCGCGCCTCTGGGTGTTCGGCGGAGCCCACCCCGCCGGGAACCGCGGCTGCGTTCAGGTGCTGGACCCCG AAATAGGAACGTGGGAGAGCCCTGCAGTGAGGGGGGAGCAGCCGCAGCCTCGGACATTCCACACGTCCTCGGCGGCCATCGGGGCCCGGCTGTTCGTGTTCGGGGGTGGCGACAAGGGAGCGGAGCCGGTTAAAGACCAGCGGCTGCACGTGTTCGACACAG CCACTCTGGCCTGGTCCCAGCCAGAGACTCATGGTGATCCCCCTTCCCCTCGGCACGGACACGCCGTGGTTGCAGTTGGGACCAAACTCTTCATCCATGGAGGTTTAGCTGGAGATGTTTTTTACAATGACCTGTTCTGCATGGACACAA ATGACATGAGATGGGAGAAGATCCCAGCCACTGGGGACGTCCCTGGAGGACGGGCATCCCACTCCTCGGCAGCATTCCAGGACCACTTGTACATTTTTGGTGGGATAGGTCCAGATGGGACACTGGATACTACATACAAGTATCACACAG gaaggcagcactGGACGCTCCTGCAGTTTGAGTCTCCCCTGCCCAGCGGGAGGCTGGACCACGCCATGTGTGTCAttccctggcaggctgggacacatggggacacaggggacaccccagctgggacagagccccCTGTGTCAGCAGgtgacagagctgagccccTCCAGCAGGGCCCGGGAGAGGGCTGGGCTGAAGACACCCTTGTCCATCTGCTCTTTGTGTTTGGGGGCATGGACACACAGGGGCAGATACACAGGGACTGCCTGGTCACCCTCATCGAGTAg
- the PPP6C gene encoding serine/threonine-protein phosphatase 6 catalytic subunit codes for MAPLDLDKYVEIARLCKYLPENDLKRLCDYVCDLLLEESNVQPVSTPVTVCGDIHGQFYDLCELFRTGGQVPDTNYIFMGDFVDRGYYSLETFTYLLALKAKWPDRITLLRGNHESRQITQVYGFYDECQTKYGNANAWRYCTKVFDMLTIAALIDEQILCVHGGLSPDIKTLDQIRTIERNQEIPHKGAFCDLVWSDPEDVDTWAISPRGAGWLFGAKVTNEFVHINNLKLICRAHQLVHEGYKFMFDEKLVTVWSAPNYCYRCGNIASIMVFKDVNTREPKLFRAVPDSERVIPPRTTTPYFL; via the exons ATGGCGCCGCTGGACCTGGACAAGTACGTGGAGATCGCGCGGCTCTGCAAGTACCTGCCCGAGAACGACCTCAAG CGCCTCTGTGACTATGTCTGtgacctgctgctggaggagtcCAACGTCCAGCCCGTCTCTACGCCCGTCACCGTCTGCGGGGACATCCACGGGCAG TTCTATGACCTGTGCGAGCTGTTCCGGACCGGCGGGCAGGTCCCCGACACCAACTACATCTTCATG GGGGACTTTGTTGACCGAGGGTATTACAGCCTGGAGACGTTCACGTATCTCCTTGCACTAAAAGCCAAGTGGCCTGACCGCATCACGCTGCTGCGGGGCAACCACGAGAGCAGGCAGATCACCCAGGTGTACGGCTTCTACG ACGAGTGCCAAACCAAATACGGGAACGCGAACGCCTGGAGATACTGCACCAAAGTCTTCGACATGCTCACAATAGCGGCT CTAATAGACGAGCAGATCCTGTGTGTGCACGGAGGCCTCTCCCCAGACATCAAGACCCTGGACCAGATCCGGACCATCGAGCGCAACCAGGAGATCCCTCACAAAGGCGCCTTCTGCGACCTGGTGTGGTCGGACCCTGAGGACGTGGACACGTGGGCCATCAGCCCCCGCGGGGCAGGCTGGCTCTTCGGGGCCAAGGTCACCAACGAG TTTGTTCATATCAACAACCTGAAGCTGATCTGCAGAGCACACCAGCTCGTCCATGAAGGATACAAATTCATGTTTGATGAGAAGTTGGTAACGGTATGGTCAGCTCCCAACTATTGCTACCGCTGCGGGAACATCGCGTCCATCATGGTCTTTAAAGATGTAAATACACGAGAACCAAAGTTATTCCGTGCAGTTCCAGACTCAGAGCGTGTCATTCCTCCCAGGACAACCACGCCGTACTTCCTCTGA